A genomic window from Silene latifolia isolate original U9 population chromosome Y, ASM4854445v1, whole genome shotgun sequence includes:
- the LOC141629258 gene encoding uncharacterized protein LOC141629258 produces MDVKRKSFCRSRLWHLPGPQSWRILIWKIISNSLPVGEEFGKRHLTWDSSCCVCRSDCDTVESLDHIFKDCEVAARIWAGSPLGVNTTQARHISAGDWIINWLHYLRTLEDWEVPTIQFLATIVSIWNLRNAAKFRGEGFFPEGFFRIYNHMVGAAMEARIQEKNALEQASSAAEDDGCNDRGLETSMLRNGRPVYVTGAASSCSMIRLMVDASWRKSCEASWGWVALDMEGHEICHGNGRGFSESPLQAEAVGVTKALQWAKDCGFFHVEVSSDCLQLLTQWAGYGARHYLITGILDDIAFLSAYFHCLCFSYVCREHNGVAHRLARRAMTMA; encoded by the coding sequence ATGGATGTAAAACGAAAGAGCTTTTGTCGTTCACGGCTATGGCACTTGCCTGGACCACAATCATGGAGAATTTTAATTTGGAAAATCATTTCAAACTCTCTTCCAGTGGGGGAGGAATTTGGGAAGCGACATTTAACGTGGGACTCGTCATGTTGCGTGTGTCGTAGCGACTGCGATACTGTTGAATCTCTTGATCATATTTTTAAAGATTGTGAAGTGGCAGCTAGGATTTGGGCGGGTTCACCACTGGGAGTGAACACTACACAAGCGAGACACATCAGTGCTGGAGACTGGATCATTAACTGGCTTCATTATCTACGGACTCTAGAGGACTGGGAGGTACCAACAATACAGTTTCTTGCTACTATAGTGTCTATATGGAATCTGCGTAATGCTGCTAAATTCAGGGGGGAAGGGTTCTTTCCGGAGGGTTTTTTCAGGATTTATAACCATATGGTGGGGGCGGCTATGGAAGCTAGAATACAAGAAAAAAACGCTTTGGAACAGGCTTCCAGTGCGGCAGAAGATGATGGGTGTAATGATCGCGGGTTAGAGACGAGTATGCTCCGCAATGGCAGACCTGTTTATGTCACAGGGGCGGCAAGTTCATGCTCTATGATCAGACTGATGGTTGACGCTAGCTGGAGGAAATCGTGCGAAGCGTCGTGGGGGTGGGTTGCCTTGGATATGGAAGGCCATGAGATTTGTCACGGTAATGGGAGGGGATTCTCTGAATCACCATTACAAGCGGAGGCAGTAGGCGTTACAAAGGCACTTCAATGGGCAAAGGATTGTGGTTTCTTCCATGTGGAGGTCTCTTCTGACTGCCTACAACTGCTGACCCAGTGGGCAGGATATGGAGCAAGGCATTACCTTATTACAGGCATCCTTGATGACATTGCTTTTTTATCGGCTTACTTTCACTGTTTATGTTTTAGTTATGTTTGTAGGGAACATAATGGAGTGGCTCACCGACTTGCACGGCGGGCCATGACAATGGCTTAG